One genomic segment of Stigmatopora argus isolate UIUO_Sarg chromosome 1, RoL_Sarg_1.0, whole genome shotgun sequence includes these proteins:
- the LOC144083990 gene encoding membrane cofactor protein-like isoform X1 translates to MQFTSLRHGSLNSLIGVLPLPDSAMDVASLFLLLFYLDVSMVAQAQDCSAPAVGSNMHLKEILKDTFADGSIAPLTCDVGYSRVSGSDSIICTAGAWSQVTLECERINCGSAGNVPNGQYDYSEGTQFGDKIYINCNPGYILVGVASDRTCLANMQWSNHPPSCQVVTCDPPEALDKGSFSPITDIYHYDNVIQYTCMDDYVLNGSSTAVCSADKTFKPNPPVCIKVRCVDLQIPNAEIVSGAGPPYTHKASVTFQCLPEYKMVGSASPTCDINSHWSPNPPTCKRIETTSTTTETPDVTDTPTGNSSHHWGKSVGIAVGVIIGIVIICAGCYYFGGLDFITKKNKKGKLSHPAGTTLLEMGGEV, encoded by the exons ATGCAGTTTACAAGTCTGCGTCATGGAAGTCTTAATTCGCTG ATAGGGGTCCTTCCTTTACCTGATTCAGCCATGGACGTTGCTTCCTTGTTTCTGCTACTATTCTATCTTGACGTTTCCATGGTTGCTCAAG CTCAAGATTGTTCCGCACCTGCCGTCGGTAGCAACATGCACTTGAAGGAAATACTTAAAGATACATTTGCAGATGGAAGCATAGCTCCCCTTACATGTGATGTGGGTTACTCCAGAGTAAGTGGGTCTGACTCCATCATTTGTACAGCTGGTGCCTGGAGTCAAGTGACATTGGAATGCGAGC GGATCAACTGTGGCTCTGCAGGTAATGTTCCAAATGGACAATATGATTATTCAGAAGGCACTCAATTTGGTGACAAAATATACATCAACTGTAATCCTGG TTACATCTTAGTTGGTGTTGCCAGTGATCGCACTTGCTTAGCCAATATGCAATGGAGTAATCACCCACCATCATGTCAAG tggTGACCTGTGACCCTCCAGAGGCCTTGGATAAAGGCTCTTTTAGCCCTATAACGGACATCTATCACTATGATAATGTCATACAGTACACATGTATGGATGATTATGTCCTCAATGGCTCCAGTACAGCAGTATGCtctgctgataaaacattcaaaCCCAACCCTCCTGTTTGTATCA AGGTCAGATGTGTGGATCTTCAAATTCCAAATGCTGAGATTGTTTCTGGCGCAGGTCCGCCTTACACACACAAGGCATCTGTGACATTTCAATGCTTGCCTGAGTACAAAATGGTTGGGTCTGCTTCCCCGACATGTGACATCAACAGCCATTGGTCACCAAACCCTCCGACTTGTAAGC GTATAGAAACTACAAGTACTACAACTGAAACACCTGACGTCACAGACACACCAACAG GAAATAGTAGCCATCATTGGGGGAAGTCAGTGGGTATTGCCGTTGGAG TCATCATTGGAATAGTTATCATTTGCGCTGGATGCTATTACTTTGGAGGCCTTGATTTCAtcaccaaaaagaacaaaaaagg tAAGCTCAGTCATCCTGCTGGCACAACTTTGCTAGAAATGGGGGGAGAAGTCTGA
- the LOC144083990 gene encoding membrane cofactor protein-like isoform X5 has translation MQFTSLRHGSLNSLIGVLPLPDSAMDVASLFLLLFYLDVSMVAQAQDCSAPAVGSNMHLKEILKDTFADGSIAPLTCDVGYSRVSGSDSIICTAGAWSQVTLECERINCGSAGNVPNGQYDYSEGTQFGDKIYINCNPGYILVGVASDRTCLANMQWSNHPPSCQVVTCDPPEALDKGSFSPITDIYHYDNVIQYTCMDDYVLNGSSTAVCSADKTFKPNPPVCIKVRCVDLQIPNAEIVSGAGPPYTHKASVTFQCLPEYKMVGSASPTCDINSHWSPNPPTCIETTSTTTETPDVTDTPTGNSSHHWGKSVGIAVGVSSVILLAQLC, from the exons ATGCAGTTTACAAGTCTGCGTCATGGAAGTCTTAATTCGCTG ATAGGGGTCCTTCCTTTACCTGATTCAGCCATGGACGTTGCTTCCTTGTTTCTGCTACTATTCTATCTTGACGTTTCCATGGTTGCTCAAG CTCAAGATTGTTCCGCACCTGCCGTCGGTAGCAACATGCACTTGAAGGAAATACTTAAAGATACATTTGCAGATGGAAGCATAGCTCCCCTTACATGTGATGTGGGTTACTCCAGAGTAAGTGGGTCTGACTCCATCATTTGTACAGCTGGTGCCTGGAGTCAAGTGACATTGGAATGCGAGC GGATCAACTGTGGCTCTGCAGGTAATGTTCCAAATGGACAATATGATTATTCAGAAGGCACTCAATTTGGTGACAAAATATACATCAACTGTAATCCTGG TTACATCTTAGTTGGTGTTGCCAGTGATCGCACTTGCTTAGCCAATATGCAATGGAGTAATCACCCACCATCATGTCAAG tggTGACCTGTGACCCTCCAGAGGCCTTGGATAAAGGCTCTTTTAGCCCTATAACGGACATCTATCACTATGATAATGTCATACAGTACACATGTATGGATGATTATGTCCTCAATGGCTCCAGTACAGCAGTATGCtctgctgataaaacattcaaaCCCAACCCTCCTGTTTGTATCA AGGTCAGATGTGTGGATCTTCAAATTCCAAATGCTGAGATTGTTTCTGGCGCAGGTCCGCCTTACACACACAAGGCATCTGTGACATTTCAATGCTTGCCTGAGTACAAAATGGTTGGGTCTGCTTCCCCGACATGTGACATCAACAGCCATTGGTCACCAAACCCTCCGACTT GTATAGAAACTACAAGTACTACAACTGAAACACCTGACGTCACAGACACACCAACAG GAAATAGTAGCCATCATTGGGGGAAGTCAGTGGGTATTGCCGTTGGAG tAAGCTCAGTCATCCTGCTGGCACAACTTTGCTAG
- the LOC144083990 gene encoding membrane cofactor protein-like isoform X2, whose translation MQFTSLRHGSLNSLIGVLPLPDSAMDVASLFLLLFYLDVSMVAQAQDCSAPAVGSNMHLKEILKDTFADGSIAPLTCDVGYSRVSGSDSIICTAGAWSQVTLECERINCGSAGNVPNGQYDYSEGTQFGDKIYINCNPGYILVGVASDRTCLANMQWSNHPPSCQVVTCDPPEALDKGSFSPITDIYHYDNVIQYTCMDDYVLNGSSTAVCSADKTFKPNPPVCIKVRCVDLQIPNAEIVSGAGPPYTHKASVTFQCLPEYKMVGSASPTCDINSHWSPNPPTCIETTSTTTETPDVTDTPTGNSSHHWGKSVGIAVGVIIGIVIICAGCYYFGGLDFITKKNKKGKLSHPAGTTLLEMGGEV comes from the exons ATGCAGTTTACAAGTCTGCGTCATGGAAGTCTTAATTCGCTG ATAGGGGTCCTTCCTTTACCTGATTCAGCCATGGACGTTGCTTCCTTGTTTCTGCTACTATTCTATCTTGACGTTTCCATGGTTGCTCAAG CTCAAGATTGTTCCGCACCTGCCGTCGGTAGCAACATGCACTTGAAGGAAATACTTAAAGATACATTTGCAGATGGAAGCATAGCTCCCCTTACATGTGATGTGGGTTACTCCAGAGTAAGTGGGTCTGACTCCATCATTTGTACAGCTGGTGCCTGGAGTCAAGTGACATTGGAATGCGAGC GGATCAACTGTGGCTCTGCAGGTAATGTTCCAAATGGACAATATGATTATTCAGAAGGCACTCAATTTGGTGACAAAATATACATCAACTGTAATCCTGG TTACATCTTAGTTGGTGTTGCCAGTGATCGCACTTGCTTAGCCAATATGCAATGGAGTAATCACCCACCATCATGTCAAG tggTGACCTGTGACCCTCCAGAGGCCTTGGATAAAGGCTCTTTTAGCCCTATAACGGACATCTATCACTATGATAATGTCATACAGTACACATGTATGGATGATTATGTCCTCAATGGCTCCAGTACAGCAGTATGCtctgctgataaaacattcaaaCCCAACCCTCCTGTTTGTATCA AGGTCAGATGTGTGGATCTTCAAATTCCAAATGCTGAGATTGTTTCTGGCGCAGGTCCGCCTTACACACACAAGGCATCTGTGACATTTCAATGCTTGCCTGAGTACAAAATGGTTGGGTCTGCTTCCCCGACATGTGACATCAACAGCCATTGGTCACCAAACCCTCCGACTT GTATAGAAACTACAAGTACTACAACTGAAACACCTGACGTCACAGACACACCAACAG GAAATAGTAGCCATCATTGGGGGAAGTCAGTGGGTATTGCCGTTGGAG TCATCATTGGAATAGTTATCATTTGCGCTGGATGCTATTACTTTGGAGGCCTTGATTTCAtcaccaaaaagaacaaaaaagg tAAGCTCAGTCATCCTGCTGGCACAACTTTGCTAGAAATGGGGGGAGAAGTCTGA
- the LOC144083990 gene encoding membrane cofactor protein-like isoform X4: protein MQFTSLRHGSLNSLIGVLPLPDSAMDVASLFLLLFYLDVSMVAQAQDCSAPAVGSNMHLKEILKDTFADGSIAPLTCDVGYSRVSGSDSIICTAGAWSQVTLECERINCGSAGNVPNGQYDYSEGTQFGDKIYINCNPGYILVGVASDRTCLANMQWSNHPPSCQVVTCDPPEALDKGSFSPITDIYHYDNVIQYTCMDDYVLNGSSTAVCSADKTFKPNPPVCIKVRCVDLQIPNAEIVSGAGPPYTHKASVTFQCLPEYKMVGSASPTCDINSHWSPNPPTCKRIETTSTTTETPDVTDTPTGNSSHHWGKSVGIAVGVSSVILLAQLC from the exons ATGCAGTTTACAAGTCTGCGTCATGGAAGTCTTAATTCGCTG ATAGGGGTCCTTCCTTTACCTGATTCAGCCATGGACGTTGCTTCCTTGTTTCTGCTACTATTCTATCTTGACGTTTCCATGGTTGCTCAAG CTCAAGATTGTTCCGCACCTGCCGTCGGTAGCAACATGCACTTGAAGGAAATACTTAAAGATACATTTGCAGATGGAAGCATAGCTCCCCTTACATGTGATGTGGGTTACTCCAGAGTAAGTGGGTCTGACTCCATCATTTGTACAGCTGGTGCCTGGAGTCAAGTGACATTGGAATGCGAGC GGATCAACTGTGGCTCTGCAGGTAATGTTCCAAATGGACAATATGATTATTCAGAAGGCACTCAATTTGGTGACAAAATATACATCAACTGTAATCCTGG TTACATCTTAGTTGGTGTTGCCAGTGATCGCACTTGCTTAGCCAATATGCAATGGAGTAATCACCCACCATCATGTCAAG tggTGACCTGTGACCCTCCAGAGGCCTTGGATAAAGGCTCTTTTAGCCCTATAACGGACATCTATCACTATGATAATGTCATACAGTACACATGTATGGATGATTATGTCCTCAATGGCTCCAGTACAGCAGTATGCtctgctgataaaacattcaaaCCCAACCCTCCTGTTTGTATCA AGGTCAGATGTGTGGATCTTCAAATTCCAAATGCTGAGATTGTTTCTGGCGCAGGTCCGCCTTACACACACAAGGCATCTGTGACATTTCAATGCTTGCCTGAGTACAAAATGGTTGGGTCTGCTTCCCCGACATGTGACATCAACAGCCATTGGTCACCAAACCCTCCGACTTGTAAGC GTATAGAAACTACAAGTACTACAACTGAAACACCTGACGTCACAGACACACCAACAG GAAATAGTAGCCATCATTGGGGGAAGTCAGTGGGTATTGCCGTTGGAG tAAGCTCAGTCATCCTGCTGGCACAACTTTGCTAG
- the LOC144083990 gene encoding membrane cofactor protein-like isoform X3, giving the protein MDVASLFLLLFYLDVSMVAQAQDCSAPAVGSNMHLKEILKDTFADGSIAPLTCDVGYSRVSGSDSIICTAGAWSQVTLECERINCGSAGNVPNGQYDYSEGTQFGDKIYINCNPGYILVGVASDRTCLANMQWSNHPPSCQVVTCDPPEALDKGSFSPITDIYHYDNVIQYTCMDDYVLNGSSTAVCSADKTFKPNPPVCIKVRCVDLQIPNAEIVSGAGPPYTHKASVTFQCLPEYKMVGSASPTCDINSHWSPNPPTCKRIETTSTTTETPDVTDTPTGNSSHHWGKSVGIAVGVIIGIVIICAGCYYFGGLDFITKKNKKGKLSHPAGTTLLEMGGEV; this is encoded by the exons ATGGACGTTGCTTCCTTGTTTCTGCTACTATTCTATCTTGACGTTTCCATGGTTGCTCAAG CTCAAGATTGTTCCGCACCTGCCGTCGGTAGCAACATGCACTTGAAGGAAATACTTAAAGATACATTTGCAGATGGAAGCATAGCTCCCCTTACATGTGATGTGGGTTACTCCAGAGTAAGTGGGTCTGACTCCATCATTTGTACAGCTGGTGCCTGGAGTCAAGTGACATTGGAATGCGAGC GGATCAACTGTGGCTCTGCAGGTAATGTTCCAAATGGACAATATGATTATTCAGAAGGCACTCAATTTGGTGACAAAATATACATCAACTGTAATCCTGG TTACATCTTAGTTGGTGTTGCCAGTGATCGCACTTGCTTAGCCAATATGCAATGGAGTAATCACCCACCATCATGTCAAG tggTGACCTGTGACCCTCCAGAGGCCTTGGATAAAGGCTCTTTTAGCCCTATAACGGACATCTATCACTATGATAATGTCATACAGTACACATGTATGGATGATTATGTCCTCAATGGCTCCAGTACAGCAGTATGCtctgctgataaaacattcaaaCCCAACCCTCCTGTTTGTATCA AGGTCAGATGTGTGGATCTTCAAATTCCAAATGCTGAGATTGTTTCTGGCGCAGGTCCGCCTTACACACACAAGGCATCTGTGACATTTCAATGCTTGCCTGAGTACAAAATGGTTGGGTCTGCTTCCCCGACATGTGACATCAACAGCCATTGGTCACCAAACCCTCCGACTTGTAAGC GTATAGAAACTACAAGTACTACAACTGAAACACCTGACGTCACAGACACACCAACAG GAAATAGTAGCCATCATTGGGGGAAGTCAGTGGGTATTGCCGTTGGAG TCATCATTGGAATAGTTATCATTTGCGCTGGATGCTATTACTTTGGAGGCCTTGATTTCAtcaccaaaaagaacaaaaaagg tAAGCTCAGTCATCCTGCTGGCACAACTTTGCTAGAAATGGGGGGAGAAGTCTGA